One window of the Streptomyces sp. TS71-3 genome contains the following:
- a CDS encoding PH domain-containing protein, producing METGSGTDTAAGGGSAGGGPDAGGSGGERRAGGPLGGSGTENGYGGGAGADEEAGAPAWVGLPPGLLRMRRLLLTVWLVPATVAAVVLPALFVDPLWALCALIPAAALAGGWRMLGRNWRSWRYAERADDLLISRGVLWREETVVPYGRMQLVEVTSGPVERHFGLAGVQLHTAAAATDARIPGLLPEEAERLRDRLTELGEARSAGL from the coding sequence ATGGAGACGGGGAGCGGGACGGATACGGCGGCCGGCGGCGGCAGCGCGGGCGGCGGGCCTGACGCGGGCGGCTCCGGGGGTGAGCGCCGCGCGGGCGGCCCCCTGGGCGGGTCCGGCACGGAGAACGGGTACGGCGGCGGGGCCGGCGCGGATGAGGAAGCCGGCGCCCCCGCCTGGGTGGGGCTGCCGCCGGGGCTGCTGCGGATGCGGCGGCTGCTGCTCACGGTGTGGCTGGTCCCGGCGACGGTGGCCGCGGTCGTGCTGCCGGCGCTGTTCGTCGATCCGCTCTGGGCGCTGTGCGCGCTCATACCGGCCGCGGCGCTCGCCGGCGGGTGGCGGATGCTGGGGCGCAACTGGCGCTCCTGGCGGTACGCGGAACGCGCCGACGACCTGCTCATCAGCCGGGGCGTGCTCTGGCGTGAGGAGACGGTGGTGCCCTACGGCCGGATGCAGCTCGTGGAGGTCACCTCGGGCCCCGTGGAGCGGCACTTCGGCCTGGCCGGCGTGCAACTGCACACCGCGGCGGCCGCCACGGACGCCCGTATCCCGGGCCTGCTCCCCGAGGAGGCCGAGCGCCTACGGGACCGCCTCACGGAGCTGGGCGAGGCCCGATCGGCGGGCCTGTGA